One window from the genome of Penaeus monodon isolate SGIC_2016 chromosome 4, NSTDA_Pmon_1, whole genome shotgun sequence encodes:
- the LOC119599226 gene encoding uncharacterized protein LOC119599226 has product MPGKSKSSQRVNFVFDSDLSPNNSITCEGMLYNKPVHVLFDSGCSSIIVKESLIPATARRGKMVTLYDYLGVGRTFPTVRCLIKSEFLSGWFNVVAAPIKFTDVLVGMVPGVKVPSVNNPKRNISVNSSNRKMLLMQLPRDPLNKHAYEVGVKQLVVPRKFVNVILSTAHDSPVADADYKRAFARVAIDLVGPITPASSRGHKYILTLIDMATRFPEAVPLRNIDTVTVAEALLSIFSRVGIPKEMLSDRGTQFKSDLMAEINRLLSIKALFTSPYHACCNGTVERFHAVLKSMLKKLCGERPQDWDRYIPSVLFAYREVPNDTLKFSPFELLYGRKVRGPLSILHDLWTRDDINEETKSTYQYVLDLRSRLEESAQMASSHADVSGKMYKAYFDRTAKVRKLNEGDEALVLLPTSHKLTMQWKGPYSVVKKHDNGVDYEVKVNSKKRLYHINMLKKYVRRDEVSSSQVCQMCVVDDLPSSQDDENFACDIPELYEASEYKVNLNPELSSEQTAELKQLIAEFSDVFSDKPGVTSIVIHDIDLTTVVPVHTKPYPIPHHLRKAFDEEVDRMLSLGIIEPSASPYCSPVVLVKKADHSWRFCVDFRALNDVSVFDAEPMPTMDEALGNFVGDVYFTELDLCKGYWQIPLSEKAKPCTAFATPKYGLVQFTKLPFGLRTACASFIRLMRKVTAGLTNVECYFDNLVVHSSSFGNHLIHIRNLLERLREHGLTAGPSKCFIAFPNIKYLGFNLGEKGLSTLPDKLNLTPDLVKRIDELKYLLINAPILTLPDYEKIFYLRTDASDTGLGAVLLQKVDGFLMPIAYASRKLSDSEGRYAVIEREALAIVWAIKKFWCYLYGREFVLQTDQQPLTYIRNMKNSNGRLMRWSLALQSYAFTIEYIKGQDNVGADILSRCSV; this is encoded by the exons ATGCCCGGTAAAAGCAAGTCCTCTCAGAGGGTCAACTTTGTGTTCGACTCTGACCTCTCTCCGAACAACAGTATCACGTGTGAGGGAATGTTGTATAATAAACCCGTGCATGTGCTCTTTGATTCTGGCTGTTCGTCCATCATCGTTAAAGAATCGCTGATCCCCGCCACGGCGAGGCGAGGGAAAATGGTCACTCTGTACGACTACCTCGGAGTGGGCCGAACTTTTCCAACTGTGCGCTGTCTTATAAAGAGCGAATTTTTGAGTGGGTGGTTCAACGTTGTTGCTGCTCCTATTAAGTTCACCGATGTTCTCGTGGGTATGGTGCCAGGTGTCAAAGTACCATCCGTGAATAACCCTAAACGTAATATATCGGTAAACTCGTCTAACCGCAAGATGTTGTTAATGCAGTTGCCACGAGATCCGCTAAA CAAGCATGCCTATGAAGTTGGTGTTAAACAGTTGGTAGTACCTCGGAAATTTGTAAATGTGATTCTTTCAACCGCTCATGATTCTCCTGTTGCAG ATGCCGATTATAAGCGAGCCTTTGCCAGGGTAGCAATCGATCTTGTGGGGCCGATAACACCTGCGTCTAGCAGAGGCCACAAGTACATACTGACGCTCATTGACATGGCCACTAGATTCCCTGAAGCAGTTCCCTTACGGAATATAGATACAGTCACTGTAGCAGAGGCTTTGCTAAGTATTTTTTCGCGTGTTGGAATACCGAAAGAAATGCTCTCAGATCGCGGAACTCAGTTCAAATCCGATTTAATGGCGGAGATAAACAGGTTGCTCTCGATAAAAGCATTATTTACGAGCCCATACCATGCCTGCTGCAACGGCACTGTAGAGCGATTTCACGCAGTGTTAAAGTCCATGCTTAAGAAACTCTGCGGAGAACGACCCCAAGATTGGGATCGCTACATTCCGTCTGTCCTGTTCGCGTACCGCGAGGTTCCTAACGATACTCTGAAATTCAGCCCATTTGAGTTGTTATACGGTCGCAAAGTGCGTGGTCCACTGTCTATTCTTCATGATCTATGGACCAGAGATGACATTAATGAGGAGACTAAGAGCACTTATCAGTACGTGCTTGACCTACGATCCCGCTTAGAGGAATCAGCCCAAATGGCCTCCTCCCATGCTGACGTTTCTGGCAAGATGTATAAAGCCTATTTTGACAGAACTGCTAAAGTACGCAAACTAAACGAAGGCGACGAAGCACTTGTCTTGTTACCAACATCTCACAAGTTAACTATGCAGTGGAAGGGACCTTATTCGGTAGTGAAGAAACACGATAACGGCGTAGATTACGAGGTAAAGGTTAATTCGAAGAAGAGATTGTATCACATAAACATGCTAAAGAAATATGTGAGGCGTGATGAGGTTTCTTCTTCGCAAGTATGTCAGATGTGCGTCGTGGATGATCTTCCATCATCCCAGGATGACGAGAATTTTGCTTGCGATATCCCGGAGTTGTACGAGGCTAGTGAATACAAAGTAAATCTTAATCCTGAACTGTCGAGTGAGCAGACAGCAGAGTTAAAACAGCTAATAGCTGAATTCTCTGACGTCTTTTCAGACAAACCCGGTGTAACCAGCATAGTCATACATGACATTGATTTGACAACCGTTGTCCCGGTCCATACTAAGCCATACCCTATTCCCCATCATCTCCGAAAAGCTTTCGATGAGGAAGTGGATAGAATGCTATCTTTAGGCATTATCGAACCTTCAGCATCTCCTTATTGCTCACCCGTTGTGCTAGTTAAAAAGGCCGATCATTCATGGCGCTTTTGCGTAGATTTTAGGGCTCTGAATGATGTGAGCGTTTTCGACGCAGAACCGATGCCAACGATGGATGAAGCGCTAGGTAATTTTGTGGGAGACGTTTACTTTACGGAATTAGATCTTTGTAAAGGTTATTGGCAAATTCCGTTATCGGAAAAGGCAAAACCATGCACGGCTTTTGCTACTCCCAAATATGGACTTGTGCAGTTTACGAAACTTCCGTTCGGTTTACGCACGGCGTGTGCTAGTTTTATTAGACTAATGCGTAAAGTTACTGCAGGATTGACGAATGTAGAGTGCTACTTCGATAATTTAGTGGTGCACAGCTCGTCCTTTGGTAATCACTTGATTCATATAAGGAATCTTCTGGAAAGATTGCGTGAGCATGGGTTAACTGCTGGGCCTAGCAAGTGTTTTATAGCTTTTCCCAATATCAAATATCTTGGATTTAATCTTGGTGAAAAGGGCTTGAGTACCCTTCCAGATAAG CTAAATTTAACCCCTGATCTTGTTAAAAGAATCGACGAGTTAAAATACTTATTAATAAATGCTCCAATCTTAACTCTGCCTGACTACGAGAAGATCTTTTATCTCAGAACCGACGCCAGCGACACGGGTCTTGGGGCGGTTTTGTTGCAAAAGGTGGACGGTTTCCTCATGCCAATCGCTTACGCGAGTAGAAAGCTCTCCGACTCGGAAGGTCGTTATGCCGTAATAGAGAGAGAAGCTTTAGCTATCGTCTGGGCTATTAAAAAGTTCTGGTGTTATCTGTATGGCCGCGAGTTTGTCTTGCAAACTGATCAACAACCATTAACATACATCAGAAACATGAAAAATAGCAATGGTCGTCTTATGCGTTGGTCACTGGCTCTCCAGTCATATGCATTTACGATAGAGTATATCAAAGGTCAAGACAATGTTGGTGCAGACATCCTTAGTCGATGTTCAGTGTAA
- the LOC119598475 gene encoding cuticle protein AMP4-like: MKIVIALAVLAVAAAEQLPLVNPPIAIVRSSQVNPDQFGAHNSDFEAANGIVFQFSGSEGVAGGSNMVGSWSYPQEDGTVASFKFVANENGYQPESSLLPVAPAFPHPIPQFVLDQIEFARLEDERKAREGAKGQA, translated from the exons ATGAAGATC GTCATTGCCCTCGCTGTGTTGGCTGTGGCTGCGGCCGAACAGTTGCCACTCGTCAACCCGCCCATTGCCATCGTGCGAAGCAGCCAGGTGAACCCCGACCAGTTCGGCGCCCACAATTCCGACTTCGAGGCTGCCAATGGCATCGTGTTCCAGTTCTCGGGTTCTGAGGGCGTCGCTGGCGGTTCTAACATGGTTGGCTCTTGGAG ttaTCCTCAGGAAGATGGTACCGTAGCCTCTTTCAAGTTCGTGGCCAACGAGAACGGCTACCAGCCCGAGTCGTCCCTCCTGCCCgtggcccccgccttcccccaccccatcccccagttcgtcctcgaccagatcgagtTCGCCCGCCTCGAGGACGAGCGCAAGGCTCGCGAAGGAGCAAAGGGCCAAGCGTAG
- the LOC119598484 gene encoding cuticle protein AMP4-like, which yields MKIILALAVLAVAAAEQLPLVNPPIAIVRNSQVNPDQFGAHSSDFEAANGIVFQFSGSEGVAGGSNMVGSWSYPLEDGTVASFKFVANENGYQPESSLLPVAPAFPHPIPQFVLDQIEFARLEDERKAREGAKAQE from the exons ATGAAGATC ATCCTTGCCCTCGCTGTGTTGGCTGTGGCTGCGGCCGAACAGTTGCCACTCGTCAACCCGCCCATTGCCATCGTGCGAAACAGCCAGGTGAACCCCGACCAGTTCGGCGCCCACAGCTCCGACTTCGAGGCTGCCAATGGCATCGTGTTCCAGTTCTCGGGTTCTGAGGGCGTCGCTGGCGGTTCTAACATGGTTGGCTCTTGGAG TTACCCTCTGGAAGATGGTACCGTAGCCTCTTTCAAGTTCGTGGCCAACGAGAACGGCTACCAGCCCGAGTCGTCCCTCCTGCCTgtggcccccgccttcccccaccccatcccccagttcgtcctcgaccagatcgagtTCGCCCGCCTCGAGGACGAGCGCAAGGCTCGCGAAGGTGCAAAGGCTCAAGAGTAG
- the LOC119598494 gene encoding cuticle protein AMP4-like, with protein MKIILALAVLAVAAAEQLPLVNPPIAIVRSSQVNPDQFGAHSSDFEAANGIVFQFSGSEGVAGGSNMVGSWSYPQEDGTVASFKFVANENGYQPESSLLPVAPAFPHPIPQFVLDQIEFARLEDERKAREGAKAQE; from the exons ATGAAGATC ATCCTTGCTCTCGCTGTGTTGGCTGTGGCTGCGGCCGAACAGTTGCCACTCGTCAACCCGCCCATTGCCATCGTGCGAAGCAGCCAGGTGAACCCCGACCAGTTCGGCGCCCACAGCTCCGACTTCGAGGCTGCCAATGGCATCGTGTTCCAGTTCTCGGGTTCTGAGGGCGTCGCTGGCGGTTCTAACATGGTTGGCTCTTGGAG ttatccTCAGGAAGATGGTACCGTAGCCTCTTTCAAGTTCGTGGCCAACGAGAACGGCTACCAGCCCGAGTCGTCCCTCCTGCCCgtggcccccgccttcccccaccccatcccccagttcgtcctcgaccagatcgagtTCGCCCGCCTCGAGGACGAGCGCAAGGCTCGCGAAGGTGCAAAGGCTCAAGAGTAG
- the LOC119598516 gene encoding cuticle protein AMP4-like, with amino-acid sequence MKIILALAVLAVAAAEQLPLVNPPIAIVRSSQVNPDQFGAHSSDFEAANGIVFQFSGSEGVAGGSNMVGSWSYPQEDGTVASFKFVANENGYQPESSLLPVAPAFPHPIPQFVLDQIEFARLEDERKAREGAKAQE; translated from the exons ATGAAGATC ATCCTTGCCCTCGCTGTGTTGGCTGTGGCTGCGGCCGAACAGTTGCCACTCGTCAACCCGCCCATTGCCATCGTGCGAAGCAGCCAGGTGAACCCCGACCAGTTCGGCGCCCACAGCTCCGACTTCGAGGCTGCCAATGGCATCGTGTTCCAGTTCTCGGGTTCTGAGGGCGTCGCTGGCGGTTCTAACATGGTTGGCTCTTGGAG ttatCCTCAGGAAGATGGTACCGTAGCCTCTTTCAAGTTCGTGGCCAACGAGAACGGCTACCAGCCCGAGTCGTCCCTCCTGCCCgtggcccccgccttcccccaccccatcccccagttcgtcctcgaccagatcgagtTCGCCCGCCTCGAGGACGAGCGCAAGGCTCGCGAAGGTGCAAAGGCTCAAGAGTAG
- the LOC119598526 gene encoding cuticle protein AMP4-like, protein MKTAVILALVSVAMAAKLPTEDLPVAIVRSSQVNPDENGAHSSDFEAENGIVFQFSGKEAEEGGANMVGYFAYPQEDGSLAEVKFVADENGFQPESSLLPVAPAFPHPIPQFVLDQIEFARFEDERKALEDEE, encoded by the exons ATGAAGACC GCCGTCATCCTCGCCCTTGTCTCTGTGGCCATGGCCGCCAAACTGCCCACCGAGGACCTTCCTGTGGCCATCGTGAGGAGCAGCCAAGTGAACCCCGACGAGAACGGCGCCCACAGCTCCGACTTCGAGGCCGAGAACGGCATCGTGTTCCAGTTCTCCGGCAAAGAGGCTGAAGAGGGCGGCGCCAACATGGTCGGATACTTTGC CTACCCCCAGGAGGACGGCTCCCTGGCCGAAGTGAAGTTCGTGGCcgacgagaacggcttccagcccgAGTCGTCCCTCCTGCCCgtggcccccgccttcccccaccccatcccccagttcgtcctcgaccagatcgagtTCGCCCGCTTCGAGGACGAGCGCAAGGCTCTTGAGGATGAAGAGTAG